The Lycium barbarum isolate Lr01 chromosome 9, ASM1917538v2, whole genome shotgun sequence genome has a segment encoding these proteins:
- the LOC132611577 gene encoding uncharacterized protein LOC132611577: MHHIIPPKEATTKAKIDALRAADPELYDRLDAAVLQWIYGTISPELLQAILVKDDTAAKAWQRLEAIFQDNKGSRATHLEEELAAVSLEKFSSADAYCNHVKTLADRLADVDAPVANSRLVLRLIGGLPKAYSGTTDFVQNQDPLPPFESVRSRIKLAERTLKNRLSKEAGGNAAFIASTGGAQPGNMEHVNSNSQNNFSSSSNHGKNNNNKNKKKNNNGKNNGQNRNNGRSGGVQNGGRGTNQWPTAGTNSHEDREF; the protein is encoded by the coding sequence ATGCATCACATTATCCCCCCTAAAGAGGCCACGACTAAGGCTAAAATTGATGCCTTACGGGCAGCTGATCCTGAACTCTATGATCGTCTTGATGCGGCAGTCTTACAGTGGATATATGGTACGATCTCTCCTGAATTACTTCAAGCCATATTGGTGAAGGATGACACCGCGGCGAAAGCCTGGCAGAGGTTGGAGGCCATCTTTCAAGACAACAAGGGTTCCAGGGCAACCCATCTCGAGGAAGAACTTGCTGCTGTCTCTCTCGAAAAATTTTCAAGTGCGGATGCGTATTGCAACCACGTGAAAACCTTGGCGGACAGGCTGGCTGATGTGGATGCTCCAGTGGCAAATAGTCGCCTTGTCTTGCGGCTCATTGGTGGTCTTCCAAAGGCCTACTCTGGCACGACGGATTTTGTCCAAAATCAAGACCCATTACCACCTTTTGAAAGCGTTCGATCCCGAATAAAATTGGCGGAACGTACTCTCAAAAACCGTCTCTCCAAGGAAGCCGGCGGGAATGCTGCTTTTATTGCCTCTACTGGCGGTGCCCAACCAGGTAACATGGAACATGTTAACTCCAACTCTCAGAATAATTTTTCTTCAAGTTCCAATCATGGCAAGAATAATAAcaacaagaacaagaagaaaaataataatgGAAAGAACAATGGGCAAAACCGTAATAATGGCCGCAGTGGGGGTGTCCAGAACGGTGGCCGCGGCACCAACCAGTGGCCGACTGCCGGCACCA